The Brassica rapa cultivar Chiifu-401-42 chromosome A10, CAAS_Brap_v3.01, whole genome shotgun sequence genome segment TAGGAAACAGGAAAGACACAAATGAACTTGAGAACACGAGAAGCGAGAGAACCGACCTTAGCTTGTCTTGGTCGACTAATGCAATGGCGATATAGTTCCCCGACAGTAGCAAACAAGAAATCTCATCGATACTAACTGACCTGCACTGCAAAAACGAAGAGGTTGATTGAATTTGATTTCCAAATAACAAACAGATTACACAAGGGACGGTTTGATGATGACACATGACTTTCCGCAGAAATGCTAAAATGATGTAGATTATCAAATCCTAGTAACAATGGGTAGAAAAACTCGCCACATATCTCAAGAGCATCACcaatggaacaaaaaaaaaaatagagagaatTTTTCTTCAACACAGGAGAAAGTAGAAACATTTGGCAAAAACAGGGGTTTACCTGTATAACAATGCCAGATTCATGTGCTTTTCTAAAGAGCAAATCCACACGCAGCAGATCTTCAGGGAGCTGCTCCTGCATCATGATTTCCGAAAGGAAGAAAATTAGAAGAAACAAGTGGGGGAAAGAATCAACATTTCATTAACACGAATCTAGAGGTCTTATTGCATATAAGGTTAAGAGATACCTTGTAAAACTCCTCAATGGAGTAATTAGGATTAGCTCCGAATGTTATTGTGCAATAAGAAAATTCCACGCAGAACCTTTGCAGTAAATATGCCAGATCAACAGTCCAAATGCTGCAGAAATGaccaaaaaaacaagaaaaagctGATGATAAATATCTTCTTTATATGTTTCTCATCTATAAGAAGCAGACAAAGCTCATAAAAATAAAGTGGAGGGTGATGAAAGTTTCTTAAGGTATAAGCAGACCTATTTGTGGAGCAAATCTCAGCCAGATCCTCAATAGTACAGCTAGTGATGCCGCTAGCTCGGAGAACCATGAGAACACAAGCGAGGCCACAGTCCCACGAAGCTACCTGATGTACATGAGGGACCTAAAGATATAGCAAATATGATTATAAGTTTCAGATTCACACTAGACTAAGATCAAACATGGAGAAACAAAAGAATATAGCTAGTCTTACTTCCATGTGGGACGACGAGGATGGATCTTTGAGGCTGCCATGACTAGTAGTAACAAAGGGATGATCAAACTGTGAATATTTAGGAGAAATGGAATCTCCATCTTGTCCTTCTTCTGATCTCCCCTGGACTTTCAAAATCTTGTTGAGCAGAAAACAAAGAGGCCACATGAATAAATAAACCCAAAGTGTGTTGTTGTTCTTCCACACACTATAAGCAGTAACAGCGTTATCTAATGATCTCGCTGCTTTAGACCTGAATGAATATACACAAAGAATCATCAAATACGATTAACAAAGCTAAAACAACTCTCATCTCCATCATCAAAAACTCTATTCATCCAATAATCAAACAATATGCGAATCTAAGCGGACTCGTAACCGATCACAAACCTAAATAATCGTGACTTCTACGATCGAGAACCAAAGAATCAAATCAGAGAATGAGATTTTCACCTTTGCTTAAGATGCAAGACGGTTCTAGGCGTTAGGGAGAAGCAATAATTCTCTGAATAATTTTCCTCCTACTTTTTTTTCCtggaaaataataatcaaaacgGTTTGGATAAAGGAGACGAAGCTGTGGAAAGCGACGAATCCTATGATTTTGCTCTAAATTAAAATCCCTTTTCGCTTTGTCTTTTTATTCCTTCTTTCTCATTCATCTTTCGTTCCCGTCTTCTATCGCCATTATTGAAGTTCCCAACAATGTTGGACATTCTCGCTGTCAGTTCTGGGATGGGTTACCCAACTCGGCCCATTAGCGATCCATCTCTATAGCGTTTCGGTACGTGTCAGTTTGGCCCATTAAGGGAACAAACTTTACGAAACGACAAGGTGTATGGACTAGTGAACTGTCGTTTACTGTCATGCATGTGATGGTTTATGTTCTTCTAACCTTttcatattcaatttttttttggaagtttGTGTTATATTCTGTTTTAGTAAAAGGAGCTCAAGTATACACTATTCTTGTTTGAGTGAATGTCTTTTTTTCTGCATCAACAAATGACAACAACGTGATATGTAGTCTCCACTGATTTCCCCACAACTGATATACATAAACcgtaaaaacaattttaaatcaAACTTATCACTACAATATTTCAAAAACTACACAAAGtacaaaaagagagaaaattttAATCATAAAGGGCAGCAGCTTGTAAAGTAGGAAGACATTATTATATAccaaagtaagaaaaaaaagagagtacaAAGACAAGAATTTGAATTGAAACCCATATCGAATGTAGAAGGCGGGATGTTGAACACGTAACAAAGAAGACACTGTAGACTTGTGAAATccatatacattaaaaaaaataaagaatataacattttttgaaaaaaaaggaaagctTATGAGAGTGCTGtgtccaaaaagtcaaaaacttttattttcacTTTAGCAAAAGCTAGTTATTTGAATTTCTGTATTAGTAGAATACTAGAATTTAAGACAGTCCATacctttttactttttttagtgaacagtGAACACTATTGCTCTATTGGATTTCGAATTTTGGAATTGTTAGATGTGATGTGATGGACATGTCTTGAACAAATCATGAATCAAACCGTAATGTTGTACATacttaacatatttttcaactattttgGGAAGGCATAAGTCATTAAGCTACGCCGACTTGAGAGAGGCCTTTAAACGGCTACGGAACGAATAGCGATGGGACCATGCGTTTGAATTAAATCCTCAGATTACGATACTGCACCACCACAAACATTCATATTAACGGAAATGCCACTTACTTACCCTTTGCATTATTTTCTGACAACGAATAACGATGCGATAAACCAGCTATAGCCTATAATATGAACCTTTCACATTTTTATCGGCGGCCGAGATATTAAATTTTGACACTTCCCAAGAAGAATGTATTCACTTCCTTTTTGGGGTTAAACTCTTCATTTATTAGGTAGTTTtctgatagttttttttttggaattaagATAGTGGTGTTGTTAAGTAGTATCATAATAACCTTACGTAGAAAATAAACCTTATGTAGAAATGCAACCAGTCTTTAACTAATTTGCGATTTGAACTttgaatttaattaatttatgttaaaaatagtTATGTCCATAAGTtatgttataattaatataactaattattaCCTCAAAATATGACAAATCTCTTAGATTAATCCCACCTAACCTCACCAAATGCTATTTCTAGTAACTTACAAAATTATCTGATTAACACAAGGGACAGAACCGTAACATCTCACCGCACGAGAAAGAAATTTGTCcgccaaaaatataatttaatgttttgaaataaaagtcaatatatattattactctCTATCTACTACTCCGTATACTCGTGACAGAGGAAGAAGCTAAAACAGAGAAACATAACTTTTTTTATCGgctaattcttttttttgaaattattttggaTCTCTCTCTCACAAGAGACATGTTCTTACCTTTAATAGCCGTTTCTTAACTCTATCCTGTCTTTCAAACAAAACCAGTTTCTCTAAGTTcggtattagttttttttttaaaatggagaCTTTGGTGAAGAGCTGCGCAGGGATTGAGAAGAAAAGAAGTGTCTTAACTGAATCAAAGGAGAGAAGTGGATCGAGCTACGAGGTTTCTTCAGCCGCCGCTTCGTCTTCTCCGCCACCACCACAGTCGATTCTCGGTTGGCCGATAAGGAAAGCCTCGTTTCGTAAGAGTTCAAAGGAAAACATCAAGTTCGACCATAACAAACCTGCCCTTGTCGCTGATTCTGGGTTTAAAGGAAAGGAAGTGAACATTGCAGGTTAGTGCTCTGTTTTCGTtccagagaaaaataaaaatcgaatcttttttttttctagagctttttactttaatttagcttaaaattttgaaattaaaactGGTGCTGTTTATCTGATTTTGAAATAGACGTGGATATGATGAAGGAGAGATTTGCAAAGTTATTACTTGGTGAAGATATGTCAGGTTCAGGCAAAGGAGTGTGCACAGCTTTAGCCATATCCAACGCCATCACCAATCTCTGTGGTAAAACACTATCTTTGTTGTGTTATCTCAAACCTCTCCCTTGAAAGTGTTTAACATGTTTTCTTCTTTTAGCTACAATCTTTGGGCAGCTATGGAGGTTGGAGCCTCTTCCAAGCGAGAAGAAGGCAATGTGGAGAAGAGAAATGGAGTGGATTCTCAGCGTTAGTGATCACATCGTTGAGTTAACACCTTCCACACAAACTTATCCAGACGGCAAAAAGTTCGAGGTACGTTCTTGATTTTTTATTAGTGGAGTGTAATATGTACTAATGAATCAATCTTGTTGATGTTCAGGTCATGACTTGCAAACCAAGATTTGATCTTTTCATCAACCTCCCAGCTCTCCGTAAGCTAGACAATATGCTTCTTGTGAGTCTCCCTCAGACCTTTTGTCACAATGATCCTTTCGAATGAAACCATTTGATGTAGATCTATTTGTTGGTAAAAATAGGATGTCTTGGCGAGTTTCAAGAAAACAGAGTTCTGGTACGTTGATCAAGGCATTGTATCTTCTGAAAACGATGGCTCAGCTTCTTTCCGCAGAAAGATTCAGCGCCAAGAGGAGAAATGGTGGTTGCCTGTTCCTCGTCTAGCACCTAATGGC includes the following:
- the LOC103846939 gene encoding guanylyl cyclase 1; the encoded protein is MWPLCFLLNKILKVQGRSEEGQDGDSISPKYSQFDHPFVTTSHGSLKDPSSSSHMEVPHVHQVASWDCGLACVLMVLRASGITSCTIEDLAEICSTNSIWTVDLAYLLQRFCVEFSYCTITFGANPNYSIEEFYKEQLPEDLLRVDLLFRKAHESGIVIQCRSVSIDEISCLLLSGNYIAIALVDQDKLSKSWLEEVIVAGLHSSNSSYTGHYIVICGYDAVKNEFEIRDPASSKMHERVSSKCLENARKSFGTDEDLLLINLENMKKQKE